The following are encoded in a window of Colius striatus isolate bColStr4 chromosome 25, bColStr4.1.hap1, whole genome shotgun sequence genomic DNA:
- the FSD1 gene encoding fibronectin type III and SPRY domain-containing protein 1 isoform X3: protein MSCRPSWQRVPRPWRAQRSCWKRPTRPWGRPTTTTSPSVTMAPAFRLSLKAKVSDNMSHLMVDFAQERRLLQALAFLPVPSTPEIDLAESLVADNCVTLAWRMPDQDSKIDHYVLEYRRTNFEGPPRAKEDQPWMVVEGIKGTEYTLSGLKFDMKYMNFRVRACNKAVAGEFSEPVTLETRAFMFRLDASTCHQNLRVEELSVEWDATGGKVQDVKAREKDGKGRTASPANSPARVMQSPKRMPSGRSGRDRFTAESYTVLGDTLIDADDHYWEVRYDRESKAFGVGVAYRSLGKFDQLGKTSASWCLHLNNWLQVSFSAKHANKAKVLDVPVPDCIGVYCNFGEGFLSFYNARTKQLLHTFKAKFTQPVLPAFTVWCGSFHVTSGLQVPSAVKCLQKRNSTASSSNASLP from the exons CGTGACCATGGCACCCGCCTTCCGCCTCTCGCTCAAGGCCAAAGTCAGCGACAACATGAGCCACCTGATGGTGGATTTTGCCCAGGAGCGCCGCCTGCTCCAGGCCCTCGCCTTCCTGCCAG TGCCCAGCACCCCCGAGATCGACCTGGCGGAGTCGCTGGTGGCCGATAACTGTGTGACACTGGCCTGGAGGATGCCCGACCAGGACAGCAAAATCGACCACTACGTCCTGGAGTACCGTCGGACCAACTTCGAGGGGCCACCCCGTGCCAAGGAGGATCAGCCCTGGATGGTGGTCGAGGGCATCAAGGGCACCGAGTACACTCTGTCCG GGCTGAAGTTTGACATGAAGTACATGAACTTTCGGGTACGGGCGTGTAACAAGGCCGTGGCGGGCGAGTTCTCCGAGCCGGTCACTTTGGAGACGAGAG CGTTCATGTTTCGGCTGGATGCCAGCACGTGCCACCAGAACCTGCGGGTGGAGGAGCTCAGCGTGGAGTGGGACGCGACGGGCGGCAAGGTGCAGGACGTGAAGGCGCGTGAGAAGGACGGCAAAGGCAGGACGGCCTCGCCtgccaactcccctgccag GGTGATGCAGTCGCCCAAGAGGATGCCCTCGGGGCGCAGCGGCCGGGATCGATTCACTGCCGAGTCCTACACGGTGCTGG GTGACACACTGATCGATGCCGACGATCACTACTGGGAGGTTCGGTACGACCGGGAGAGCAAAGCCTTCGGTGTGGGGGTGGCCTATCGCAGCCTGGGCAAGTTCGACCAGCTGGGCAAGACCTCGGCCTCCTGGTGCCTCCACCTCAACAACTGGCTGCAGGTCAGCTTCAGCGCCAAGCACGCCAACAAGGCCAAAGTGCTGGACGTGCCCGTGCCCGACTGCATCGGCGTCTACTGCAACTTCGGAGAAG ggTTCCTGTCCTTCTACAACGCCAGGACCAAGCAGCTGCTCCACACCTTCAAGGCCAAGTTCACGCAGCCGGTGCTGCCGGCCTTCACG GTCTGGTGTGGCAGTTTCCACGTCACCTCGGGCCTGCAGGTGCCCAGCGCCGTCAAATGCCTCCAGAAGCGCAACAGCACGGCCAGCAGCTCCAATGCCAGCCTGCCCTag